Below is a window of Populus trichocarpa isolate Nisqually-1 chromosome 3, P.trichocarpa_v4.1, whole genome shotgun sequence DNA.
GATTGCTTCGAGGGcctataaaatatgttttattagaaatatattgcTGACaacattttcataaaaaatagatattagaaaaaaatacttggttaaaattataataacaatgttTAATGTTgattaaaatgaagaaataagTACGTACATAGCCAACCTCATCATGTATAAtaatacacatatatatatatatatgagatcaTTATTACGTTAACAATTGGAAATCCATGTAATTGCTAGCAATGATAGTATACTTGAAATCCTTGGTGTCATCAATGACAGCaacaatcattttaataattaaaatacttgaaaaatgttaaaatgatGGAAACACAGGAgggaaaaaagcaaaaattgcAGTGCCTCTTTTTCTCCACTGTAGCTAAAGCTATAGCTACAAAAAAGTTGTCTTCTACACGCTCCATTATGCAGTTGCAGAGGCTAGTGGATACTAGCTACCATCACAGAACAGATATGCCATAGCTCTGCAAAAGTTCTCCCTCGTGGAAAATTAACTGTAAAGATCAGTTTGGGTGATGCTCGATCTAGCTAGCTAGACCCACAATTAGACCCCAAGTATTAAGAGTTAAATCAAACGGCTATCAAAGATCTCACAATCATACAacacttgaaacaaaaatttgaaaaaaggtTTTAATCAGATcgcagattaaaaaaatttcatctaatTTAAGTTAGATCCGAATTCAGAAAATCATCGAGTTAGCATACTCGACCGGCAGATTGAATATCATACCTTATTTGTAAATTGCCTTGGTGGGTCCATATAGCAACCACATGTATACAAGGTGCATCCAATTTTTAGCACAACAAAAAAGTAATATCAAAATGCTTAGCTTGTTTCCCACTTTAACCATTGTCGAAGAAAGTCTTCAAGTAAATCCAAAGGATTTATTAtacaataattatttctttctatGATGGATTGAATACACCATacaatttcttcattttgatcatacaatatatatataggtgtaTGTACTTGCTTACAGCTTTGGCTTGCTTGTGAGCATGCGTGCAAAAGCAGCTAGCATATGTTGGATTCCACCACTTATATACCTTGTTTGGCTAGTGCTCAATCACTTAATCATAATAATTAATGTATatgatattaacaataatattactaattatatattgataacaATTTGATCGTTATAATTGTTCAATCAAAATGCTTCTTCTTCCTTATGTACTTCAAATCATTGTGTGAGTGTTACATAATCTTTCTATTTCCTTGTGACTCTTTgagatgagaattttttttcttatactaCACTCTTTTATATAGACgaattaatttatgttattgtATACATTATCTAATCAATGTccattcaacaaaaaataaattcttattaaagcattcttcctcctttttcaaagactatatatatatataatacttggAAATTAAATCAAGGAAGATGTGTAGAAGTGACTAGACAACCTTTTAAAATCAATCTTGAAATTCAGTgtaaatatcttataatttttttttagtgcttAGAGTACTTTCTTTGCCAACTTGAATTCAAGATAAACCAGTTAAAAGAGTCTAATCAGtatcttaaaatttatatattaatttttcctcctttttttatgcaagagagaaaagaattaACAATTTTCAAATCTTAAAACGAATTAAGCATTCTTTGCGATGGTGAAATCATGGCCGACAATGGCATAATCAAAGTATATGTACCTTTTCCTTTAAAGTACATGTGTTCCTAACTTTGACATGGGtggaggaatttttttttcactttccttttgCTTTGAACTTAGGTGGAAGCTTACATTTTCAACCACCAATATGATGGCAGACAGGAACACATTTTATGAAACttcaaattaagaatttatGGGTTTTAAAAATTTCCTGGTGGGGTTATTATGTCTCCAACAGAGGCTCAAAAGATAGCCAAAAAGAAAACAGTGTGCAAGATATTGTGTTACCTAAAGCTAGAATGTATGGGGTTTTAGATGTGTGGATCCTTTTCCAAAGAATTACTTCTCTATGGTAGGAGATGCCAAAGTCTTGAAGACCCGTCGACCTTGATTTGTCATTTTTACCTACCTACCTAATTCCATTTTTAACCTTAAGATTTTCAAAGACAATAAAATGAGTAGCCCAAGTTGTCCATGGCATGTTCAACATCATCGCATGCAATGTTAATGTTGTTAAATCTTCtctagtttaaatttaaattccaCAAAAATTGATTTAGTTAAATTTAGTTAACTCAACTAGTTAATTCACGATTTGATTGATCTATATATAATCTCTgcaaaattaaaacttgatttttttttcaaaataatattgttacaACTttgttaaaataacaaattaaatactatataaattatatcatcgATTGATGTTAGATATACATTTCTTAATTGGATCCTTTTTTCATATCcactaattttttcaataagtTCCATTTTATTGCACAAGAGATAATTAATAATGGATATTTGATAGAATGATCTAGTTGAAAAATGTATGAAACATTATGTTATGGACTTGATTCTTGATGAACCagcattaatataaataaatccagCTGCTCGGATATATTTGCTTGGTGAGAGAATTTGATGAAGCATATACATTATACACCGACAAAAATAGGTTTGTAAATtgaatcatttataaaatttggtAATTTCTTTATCAAGTACTTTAGTCAGGTCTTGTTATatacatgtctttttttttatttgttggcaTGATGTCTTGCAAAATGTACGTTGTACAATGTCTTGTCAATTCCTAAAATTATATAGAACACATGTACACATCTCCCACCTAAAATGGGGACATTATGTAGAATCAACAATGAACTAAATATTCTgtcaaaattattgaagaagGAAGAGGGGTGAATTGATTGTTAGAGGACTTTTAGGCTATGAAATATAAGGATCCACCTCGCCAGAAATTAAAGATGGggaaattgattttatattaatcatATTTGAAATCATGATCTTCGTGTGATGAAATTGGACTATCTTGCtttcatttcataatttaagttatttttttgtataagcaatttttttaatgtcaaatttaTTTGCTAAGACAACATTATTGAAACAATATGcgaaattttctaaaattaaataacaattaatcTTAATTGtcttgaaatttataattatacaatgattatttctttaagcattcattttctgaaataaatttattttcaagcaGTCTTATCATCAGCACAAGAACTCATGTAATGACtattaaattaatgtaaaaaattataatctagCTAGAAACATAGCGCAATAGCTCTAGGGACAAAGGACCATGtaatttctctctcatttttctcTACTTTGGACGAAGCTTTTTATAAATGGACAAGAAATAGCCATGGATAGCTAGAGATTGATCATAGGAATAGGCCGGCAGgcttaatttgaaataaagctAAAAGACAAGCATTAATCTTAACCCTTCTCACCCTTTTTCATTTCCCTTTCCCTCTCTAACTTTATGTGCGTGTGCATCTTTTTTCCCTCTTGTCTCCATCGATTTGCAAAGATTTCAAGAAATTCTCCTCCTCGGCAAACAATTGTTTATAGGAAAGTCTTGCTTATCACCTCAAAGCTTAATTTCTATTAGACACTATTCACCACGCACGCACACATAGTTAATCAATTCTGATCGAGAGGCATATATATCATTAtcattactttttctttttgagattTGAGAAGATTTTATTGCTAGATGGGAAGAAATTGTTCCGAGAAATATATGAAGCAATAGTGTTGTAGATATGGTTATCTTGACAAAGAATATCATGGAATAttgttggtatttttatatagatatacttgaatttttacaaaaaattatttactaaATGATGTGAGACCTTGTGCTTGGTGATTTATCAATCATTAATATtccatttcataattattttttatcattaaatttgcTAAAATTCACATTTCATGATTTGAATTACTTTCTTGTATAATAAATACCATACTCATTTAGTAATGGTGAATAAAATCTCAACAAAAAGTTCAATATTCTTAGCATTATTACTAAATATATCATCACGCGCGCAATCACTTATTGCCAACAAAAGctgtatttcaaaaaaaatattattttttatctctcttCTCTAGTATTCGTCGATGTGATAACCATTAGCAATAACAGGAATGAGAGCAACGCtcccatgtatatatattgtgaTGAATAATTGCTATATTCAATGGCGCCAATGcaaccaaaataaaactaaGAGATAGGTTTATATATGATGATAAGACTTAATTAGGGGCCAGCTTATGACAGGTCTGGGATaggtaaatttttgttttccaactAGTTTGTAGGCACTCTTTCTAGCTTATAAATATTGACAAAAATCTTATCACAATATGGCTTTTATATGTCATCcgaaaattttctttaatttaacttgACATATCATAGATGGACCCATTGATTCATCTAGTCCTTTGATAATTAACTGTTGCTGTTCAGGCATTTGATAATAGCAATGCAATTGTAGGACCACAACATTTAAAACCATGCCTGTGAATTGTAGCAATCAACACTAAAAGCATAGCATGTGATTGATCAATCTTTTCTTGATCCCAGGTATGAACAGAACCTCTCGATTTAGCTGTATTGTTCACTCTAGCAAGCAGCAAACTAGTTAATGCATGCTCCATGCATCATGACTATACATAACCTTTTCCTGCAAAATTTAACAGCACATATGCATGAACAAGCGTGAAAAAAGGAATACCGGCTCATATGCTCCATCATGGATGTATGTATGCATTGGGAATGGTGGTTCTTGCACCATTTTATATatgcaattaattaaaaattgaacaaCTATGGAATTGATATTTCATATCTATGTACTTTACAAGCTAGCAACAAGAGCAAGATGTTGAACTTTGCTTACCTGGGATGAAGATTGGTTTGCAGCTTTGTTATTAAACCCAGCCTGGTTTAAgctgagttttaaattaaattatataagagttAATCTAATAAGATCCAATTAACTTGGTAGGTCAACTAGCGACTCGGtatgtaaaaatttgattataattttttttttttaaaaaaaaagcaataacattttatttttaaaaaaaatcttaaaataatattgttttgaattaaccCGAGTCATTCAGAATTAATTTGCTCAACTCTTAACTTAGACTTTAACTTAAATTATAAGTTGagatgagtttaataacttagtTTGAAAGATAATTTTACCATTGAAAGAGAAAAGTAGAAGAAAAGACAAGTTTTGTTAATGAAGCTTGAAGTTTTGTGTCTAagctttttgttatttgtttttgtagggTTTGATTAAAGGGAAAACACAATTTTGGTTAGAATaggttgaaaaatgaaattgatgtGATATATCTTCTAAAATATTTAGGGAGCATCTAAACATGTAGTAATAAGAAAAGATTTGATGGCCATTAAAGGATTCAATGagaatcaaagaaaatcaaaatgactAGGAAATGAAAGCAACTTATGCAATTGTTTTTTGGATAGGTGAAATCAGCTAGCTTAGTTGAGTTCAAGCGTCAATATTAATTTCcttatctatatatatagtataattAATAGCTTTTGGTAGGTAATGTTATTAAGGGTTTGATCTACCAGCAATACCTAACATATGATCATcaattaacataattaattagcttTAATGATACAactaaatctaatttaatttgaaactaatCCCCACTTTAATTACTCATCTCGAAGTAACAGCCTTGCCActttaaatatcattatttatgaTCAGGTAGTAGATTTGCAAATAAacacttaattgtttttaattgatgtttgcTAAAAAGTGGTTATAATTATGTCTGCCAACACACGTATTAGCTagattttcagattgtttttcttttatgatcgAGTTCATAGAATAAACATTGGACCGCAAACGCGATGCATGATAGCCAGGTCTAGCTGCTAGCCTTTAATTTTAGttactttttccttttctttttcgttttttaTAGAACTCTATTAATTAAGCAGTATTTAATTActgttttggaataaaaaaataattaaagataagaattgagaaaatttattttcctgtaacaaaaataagtaattttcataaataaatttattttatattaccatttcataaatCATTCTACAAGTTGGGATGTCCAACTTAAAAATCCCTTCCACTcccaaataccaaaaaaaaaaaaaaaacttaactgaATTCAATgaagatttaaatattatatgctGATTGCAACatcaaatgaattattttaaccTGTTATATCTCAAGTTATGGCTCTCAGTGATGCTTCCCATGTTTGGAAGCAGCAATGAACTTGCCTCGAATATTAATTTGACCTCTCAATTATTTGCTATCCTAAATAATCCTTGAGACAAACCCTAATCTTGATATAGACACAATCCTAAATTTCTGCAATTTATCTGGAGAATAATTTGGTGTTGGCCTGTACAAaagtcaatatataatttaatatagaGCAACCCACATGCATGTATTAATAttccaaacatgttttttaaaaacaaacaatctaattaattaaattaagaagtAATCTGGTTTGAACCTGATTTTGCGATCAACTAACTCAAGGCTCGGGTTATATATCAGACAAGCTAACCTTAATCaatagaaaattttgtttttaaaattttaaaaaaattatcagacaAGCTAACCTTAATCaatagaaaattttgtttttaaaattttaaaaaaattacattgttctatttctataaaatcaaataaagtttTGACCGCGTCAATCAAGTTGCGAGCTAATTTCccctaatttaatttgaaatttgattcaAATGAATTCCCGAACATATAATTAGTCGTCAGGTTGAACAACAAGTTGTATCCTATTTAATAACATTGGCTTGAACAATAATTGTAGATAAATctttcttgaaaagaaaaaaagaatgaacaagGTGACAACATTCCATCAACAACCCTAAGTCCATACCTAAGGTGCACGATCACATACTTCCCTTAGATTATGGAAGCCACCATGTGATaaccatgaaaagaaaatcttttcttgtcttttgtTTGGCTCTATGCAATATGCATTGCATCTTCTCTTGACTCCTTACACGTGTGTCTCCCATTTCCCTTgctatattttttgcttttaggaAAATAAAGACCCATACTTTAACGAACAACTCATTACACTTAAGAACATATGGCTGCCATTAAGTACTGCTAATAATTCTGTTGTTAAAATGATACATTATTATCATAAATAGTACAAGCAACAAGGACACTTTTAGGACTGTGTTACAACCCAACTAGGTTGGTTGCGACAGCTTCCTAGTTGGCCTAGCTGTTTCAGAGGTTGTAATGAGGTAGAAAAGTGTTCTTCGTGGGATATCATTGATAAATGTTTATTAAACTCAAGTAGATCTAGTTGGTCGATTGGAGACTCGTTCAATCTAGCTCGATTATAAATTaggtcttttttaaaaaaagagtgagGATCGATTTGGTCAAATTCAAACAACACAATAAGTTTATCTATAACCGGTTAATAcgatgaaaattaaatttaatgtttttttaaaataattttgttttatttaaaaaaatataatgatattattttaaatggttCGAGTCAATCAAATCAACTCGTTATTTAAATCTTGAGTTGAGTCATGAACTGGgttgaaattaataactttaattagtatttattttgattaaatttctataattgaatatgaaattaaatataacaCATAGTacaatttgactttttttcataattacttacttatatttttaacaattgaaaatgaaattcatAAAATCTGAACTAGTTAATATATCAAACTATTTTACCAAGCGTGTTGCTTCCACtgcctttgaattttttttacatgcacCAAACCAAAACatcaatgttatatttttttttaaaaaaaaacgatataTTTTTGGTAAGGAAAAAATGATATATTCAAGCTAACATGGCCATCAATAACCTGAATTTTATATCGAATTAcaatccaaatttaattttataactatgTTTTAAACATTATAATCTTTCTCATCGACAAACTTGTAGTTTTCTATATTTCTCCACaagcttgaataaaaaaaagaggatataTGTTGGTATGAGTATCAATTAATCTTAATTTctccaaaactataaaattaagaaattctaCCATTAAGGTAGCAATTTTCACCACAAGAACAGCAAGCTTCAACCTAAAAACTTGTTTAGAAATGCAGggtaatctatatttttaaaattttgtttttttattaaaaattagttttatttatatgttttgaattgttttgatgaactgatcttaaaaataattttaaaaaaatattattttaatataataaatattttaaaaaacaattacaactaCGTTATCAAATATGCCCATAACCCAAAGCATTGCTGTAGCATTACATAGCAAAGAGAATGCCAGCTATAAAGTAAACAGCCAACAAAGATAGTACAGAAGCTGCAGCAGAACCCAATAAATCTACTTCTGTTTCCTTCTTTCCCAAATTAGCCTGGACAATCAGCAAGTTAATCCATACCCATGGTGTACAAAATAGTAAATATACTCTCATAAATCCCTATCActtaaaaaaaggtaaaacagccaaaacccaaatatataaaaacaaaaaatactaacTATAAAACCCAAATTTTAGCTCTCCATTGCACCCTCAAaatcctctctccctctctaaaCATGGAGCTACCACTATCTGCACCACCTCTATCGTCATCACAAAAACCACTGCTTCTtcctccaccaccaccgccGGAAGACCAACAACACCAAAAAGACTTAGTCTTTGACAGCATTAGAGCTATCAAAGTCCTAGGCAAAGGAGCCATGGGGACAGTTTTTCTTGTCCATAATCAAGAAACCGACCCAACAGCCAAGAACCCCTTTGCCCTCAAAGTAGTGGAAAAATCCACACTCCACACCAAGTTTGACGCCGAGCGCCGTGCACGGTGGGAGATCCAAGTTCTGAACCAATTATCCACCCCAAAAACAGCCCACCCATTTCTCCCTCACCTCATTTCCTCCGTTGAAACTCAAGAATTCCTTGCATGGGCTGTCCCCTTTTGTCCTGGTGGTGACCTTAATGTCCTCCGCCACCGCCAAAACGACCACGTTTTCTCCCCTGCTGTAATCCGCTTTTATTTAGCTGAAATCGTCTGTGCCCTTGATCACCTCCACGAAATGGGCATTGTTTTCCGGGACTTAAAGCCTGAAAACATCCTGATACAACATTCTGGTCATGTGACTCTGACCGACTTTGATCTTTCTCGTACGTTAACGAGGAAAACGGTAAGAAATCTTATCTGTAACGCCGCCGCGTCCGGCTGTCATTTAATCACCGGCAACAGAATTGAACAACCTCAAAAGAAGCAGCAACAACAGCATAGGAGGAACTTGACGAGGTGGTGGTTTGTCAATGATAATCAACAAAAGAAGAACGGGTTAAAGAAGGCAAAATCGGCACGAGTTAGTCCAGTGAGTCGGAGAAAACTGAGTTTCAACAACGGAGAACGATCCAATTCTTTCGTAGGCACAGAGGAATATGTCTCGCCGGAGGTTGTAAGAGGGGATGGACACGAGTTCGCCGTTGATTGGTGGGCTCTTGGGATTTTGAGCTACGAGATGTTGTACGGGACGACGCCGTTCAAGGGGAAGAACAGAAAGGAAACGTTTCGAAACGTTTTGTTGAAGAAGCCTGAGTTTGTTGGGAAACGAAACGATTTAACGGACTTGATTGAGCGGCTGTTAGAGAAGGACCCCACACAGAGGTTGGGGTATCAACGTGGCGCTTGTGAGATTAAAGAGCATGGGTTTTTTAAAGGTGTTAGGTGGGACCTATTAACAGAAGTATTAAGACCGCCGTTTATTCCGTCAAGAGAGGACGGGGAGTTGACGGTAACGACAGGTGGGGTTGATATTAGGAAGTATTTTGAAGATTTAAGGGCGCCCCCTCCGTCAATGCCTCCGTCACCATCTTCGGATTGTCATAGGAAGTTGTCCGAGTTCTAACCCACACGTGTGGCAGATGGCATGTGAAAAAAAGTagcatagttaattttttttctttttaatttctgtaTTTGTGTACATAAAATAAATGGGTTAGAACTTGAAAAACACTAGTcttagtgaagaagaagaagaagattactTGTTACAagctataaataataattttatacatttatttatagtttataattataaaatcaattttatatgcttggttactttaatatttatatatgcaCTAATGAGAATTAATTTAGTCCAACAATActttattataaagaaaataaataagaggaaGATAGATTCAAATATTTATGTCTCTATGATTGCTATCTAAGTatcaaaaaactagaaaaacatgGTGGCTTGTTACACCTATATTATTGGAGAAAATAATGCATAAAATTAAATGGGTCTTGGGTGGGGATTGCTTATGGGAAAAATTATGCTtcttgtaaaagaaaataatatttatcttgCATTTCTTGGAAGAAATTTCTTGAGGATGAGTGCTCATCGTAGCAAGcaatacaatatattttttcttgagaagGAAGGAACAAAAGtgattgagttttgttttatgAATATGGAAAGAagtatatattaagaaattaaattatattcaattaattaatgtcTACTTTTTATTACTCTGATCATGTTAGCTAGTGGGTCTTGATGGCtttggttttataattaattacagTGGTAATGAGAGGGATTAATAGGCGAGTGGGGTcgtgaatttttaaaattgacatCATTTTGTTTACCGAAAGATGATAATAATGCTACTGTTCGTTCCGTGAAGAGTGGTGTGAAAAGATCGATGAAAAATGTTGCTGCAATTTATTGGAAGCTAAGATTTAGATTCTTTCATGTTCACGTGCAAAGATCAGATCTTTCATCACTGATGTTTGCCTAATTATTCTAGAACTTCATGATTCTTAATTAGATCACTGCCCTTGATTAATACGAGATATTAATTAGCGTgttgatttcataattttagGTATAGCTGGTAGATTCGGCTTTGCCGCAAGTAAGGTTTCAAAAACCTGAAATCTAGAATATTCTAGAATATTACTTTAATTAAGTTTCTGAATAAGATAATACCATAACAaaactcaatcaatttaattaaaataagatatttttgttttgtttgggaaTTATTCTTAAAACATATGGATATTCTAGCTAATATGCTAAATCTAAGATGCTTAAActtgatgattaatcaagtataAAATAACATAGGTTTGATATATTTGTCAAATCCAAACATTATAAGTTTGatatgttcttttttgttttttatctatataatatataaattttgatgtGAATTAATATGAATACACATACCGATGCCTGCCCTgtaattatgaaaaaactatttatcGATGGattaatcatttgaaaaaagaaaaagaaaaggaaaaagaaaaaataaccgaTGATGAGTTTGAAGGAGTcaatagaggaagaaaaaggaattaACTTACtgaaatttaatctaaaaaaactgGGAAGCTCgatttaatttgtatttcacAACGCCTATAGCCTATAGGAACTTTCCTTCCAACTTGCAAGTAAAAATTAAGGGTTGCTTGTTGGGAGATGACCACTTTGTAAAaaaggttaattattttttggttagtTTATAAATTTCAATATGAAAAGTGAAGCTTCAAATGATTACCAGACAAAATGTTCTCAGATTACGGGGCTTGCTGGAGGGCTATTGCTTAATTGGCCTCTCAACTTTATTACACAATTCCTGACTTCTAAGGTTTGGCGTCCATTGTAATAATTACACCTTCCCTCAATCTTAGACTTGAAAAATTTTGCTAACATGTATCTTTTGGGTAGTGTCCCGTTAGGTAGTGATTGAATACTGTTTTCGAGGAAAGAAGATTGCGAGactatgaataataaaaaaaaaacatttttttttaatactaatccagcatttatttattgatgtcaCTAGTTTATTATTAAGGTTATGGTAAGTTGGATTTATTACATGGATTAATATTggaagtattttaaaaataaaattattttatgtttttatctttatttttttaactaaacatctttttatttatttgtatttatttttactgtTCATTGTAGAAGAAACAATGATAGCAAGGTGAAAGGAAATACATTTATGttatatattcatttttatttattcaatcaaatatttttttttcattttatatttgttcattttatcttaaattactAACGACTTTATATTAACattcaaatgaagaaaaaatcagGTGACAAATAGGTGAAATAACCTACTTATTCAATCTTATTCGAATATAAAAATCCTCGACTTCATACATCctttgaagagttttttttatgccAATTCTTGAATTATAGAGttataaaatgttttgatttgcatATCTTTTATTAGTTTCTCTCAATCGAAACCGTTGAATAATACGTGGGAGTCATCACATGTTTTGATGGTGCTTTAGTTTGTCGATGataattaaaacagaaaaaaataaagagaacgaggactaaattcaaaaaaaataaaaaatcaagattatagatccaatgataaaattaaaaacaaaataaaatttgataaaagaactaaaaatcaaaatttaaaataaaaatattgagggtctaactttaaatattatcaaactttgaatcgaatgataaaattaaaaagaaaaattaaattaacaaaagaatccaaaacaaaaaaaaatatcaggagaatgaggatcaaattttaaaaaaaataaaaaaccaagattATGGATCccaagatgaaattgaaaacaacttaaaatttgataaaatgaataaaaatcaaaatctgaaatcaaaacattgagggcCTGACTTTAAATATCATCAAACTTTgaattgaagggtaaaattgaaaaccaaaattaattcacaaaagaatccaaaataaaaaataaaaaccaagagaataaggaccaaaattgaagaaattaaaaatcaagattatagattcagggatgaaatttaaaacaaattaagaattgataaaaatactaAGAATCAaacttagaaatcaaaacattaagaaTCAAATATGTAATGTCATAAAATAAGATgacaaagttaattttttaatggccaACACGAAATTTGATGGGAGAGAGggaaaagaggaaaataaaaagaagaggcGGTCGACGACAAACCATCATTGCAAACACCACATGCGTCCCCCCACGTGGAAGCTGGTGTCGTGAAGCTTCAAAGACTGTAGCAGAAGCTGGTGTTTCTATCGGACGACAACTTAGGTGTTGGTCAAAGAGTGCGAAGTAGCCTCACATGCTAGCACGtgtgtaataatttttttttaataattgttaaaaatgGAGAAAGATGATTGAATCCCCCTAAcccaacttaataataataaaacaacttatatgaaatgacaaaaatatcTATGGAtgccaaacttagaaaaattgattttagaagtaatttagtcattttaattaaaaaaaaaacctattaggAACCAAAAATGccctttaaaataattaaatgaaaataacttttaaaaatatgagaTGATTATGATAATCCTCGTGAATTTGACAGTGA
It encodes the following:
- the LOC7478339 gene encoding serine/threonine-protein kinase UCNL; protein product: MELPLSAPPLSSSQKPLLLPPPPPPEDQQHQKDLVFDSIRAIKVLGKGAMGTVFLVHNQETDPTAKNPFALKVVEKSTLHTKFDAERRARWEIQVLNQLSTPKTAHPFLPHLISSVETQEFLAWAVPFCPGGDLNVLRHRQNDHVFSPAVIRFYLAEIVCALDHLHEMGIVFRDLKPENILIQHSGHVTLTDFDLSRTLTRKTVRNLICNAAASGCHLITGNRIEQPQKKQQQQHRRNLTRWWFVNDNQQKKNGLKKAKSARVSPVSRRKLSFNNGERSNSFVGTEEYVSPEVVRGDGHEFAVDWWALGILSYEMLYGTTPFKGKNRKETFRNVLLKKPEFVGKRNDLTDLIERLLEKDPTQRLGYQRGACEIKEHGFFKGVRWDLLTEVLRPPFIPSREDGELTVTTGGVDIRKYFEDLRAPPPSMPPSPSSDCHRKLSEF